The stretch of DNA AGCGCGCGAATGTTGATGTGAAAAATCTTTTTCAAAAATAGGTAACGCTTGAAAACAAATCTTGCATCATTGCTTGATTATTACTACGAGTCGATGTATCCAGAGCTGAAAGCTTTGGAGGAGAAACGCCAAAGCATCGTTGCTACGCTTAAAAAAGCTGCTTTTATTCTTTTAGTTATTGCTACGATTCTCTTTTTATTCTTGACAAAAAACGCTATTTTAATACCGCTAAATGCGCTCATGGTCAGTGGAATGGGTGCATTTTTGATCTTTATGTTTATTTACCGTCATGAAAGTGCTGGGTATGGATCGTTGTTTAAAGATCAAGTGATTGAAAAAATCATTCATTTTCTTGATGCTTCACTGATTTATGATAAAACAGGTTCTATGAGTGAACATGAATATCAACAGAGTGAGCTTTTTTTAGAATCTTACGATCGGTTCAGTGGTCATGATCTCATCAGTGGGAAGATTGAAGGGGTTGATGTACGTTTTTGTGATTTACATGTAGAGAAAAAAGTGCGCACGAAAAACAACAATGAAGAGTGGCACGACATTTTTACAGGGCTCTTTTTTATGGCTGATTTTAACAAAACATTTCATTCTAAAGTCGTGGTTCTCCCTGATGTCGCTGAACGGAGTTTGGGTGTTTTGGGTTCGTGGATGCAGGGAATGAATGTGCAAAGAGGCGAGCTCATTAAGCTTGATCATGTTGAATTTGAGAAATTATTTGTAGTTTATGGAAGTGATCAGATAGAGAGTCGTTATATTCTTTCACATGCGTTTATGGAAAAAATAGTGCAATTTCGTACCAAAATTGGCAAGCCGCTTTATCTTTCATTTGTTGATTCTAAAATTTTTTTAGCACTCAATTACACTAAACCGCTCTTTGAGCCGATATTATCACGTTCCTTATTAGAATTTAATTACATTAAAGACTATTTTGAACTTTTGGCAATGATTGTTAGCATCGTCAATGAATTTAAACTGAATGAAAAACTATGGAGTAAACGCTAAATGTTTAATGAAAAACTACTCAAAATCTCTTTGGCATTTATTGTATTTTTGATCATCATTGGATTTGTAACGCTTAATTATATGCTCAAAGAAGATAATACGCAGTCCTCTTATGGTGCAACAAGTACAAAACGTGCTACGAATGTTAGTACCGATGCTAAAGAGATAAGTCTTGATACCATTTATATCAATATAAAATCCCAAAAATATAAAATTTTAAAAGCGGATATTGCCTTAGTCATGAAAAGCAATACCAGTAAAAAATCGTTACAAGCCAATATGGATAATGTGCGTAATGCTGTTTTGCAGTATCTCAATACTATGGATGCCAATGGGTTAGAAACAGTCAGTGGAAAAGAGCGACTTAAAGAAGAGTTGATTGATATGCTAGAAAATACATTTGGGTATCAGATTGAGACAATTTATATCAAAAACTTTATTCTCGCCCCTTAAAAAGCATTAAACTTCTAAGCGAGAGTAAGGCAATGAAACTCGCATACAAATAGAGATACTCTCCATAAAAATAGCCCGCAAGCAGGGCACCTACAAATCCTCCTAGCCCAAATGAAAAGCCATAGTAAAACTGCGCCGCAAGCTTTTTGTGCGCATAAAGCGTGTAAAGAAGGCTGAGGGCTGCGGTGTGATGCAGTGCAAAGCTAAAGGCATGAAGCGATTGTGTGGCATAAGAGATAAAGAGTGACGAGGGAAAAAGAAAAAGTAAAAACCAGCGAAGAGCGGTTGCAAATACGCCTAATTTCACTAAAGAAAGAAGGCTAAAGCGGCGCAAAAGCGGTGCTTGGAAATAAAATAGAATAATCTCGCAAATAACACCAAAAGCCCACAAGTAGCTTGTGCCTTCAAGGCTGATGCCGTGTTCAGTCTCATAGATCGTAAAGAAGTTATAAAACGCACCAAAACTGACCTGCATGAGAAAAAGACTGAGCCATAAATACTTTACATGTAAAAAGCTAAAAGGCACTTCTGTAGTGGTGCTTGAGGTGGTAAAAACAGGGTTGTTTTGCGTAAGAAAGTAGGCAAAACAAGCCGTAAGTGCAATGCCTAAAAGTAGGTAATGCAGACCGTTCGTGTAGTCCTCAAGGTGTTGCGCTAAAATGATACCCGTAAGCATAAAACCAATAGAGCCAAACAGACGTGACCTTCCAAAGCGTTCTTTTTGAAGATGCTCCATCGCATACGTTTCAACATAAGGCAAAATCATGCCAAGACAGGCACCTAAAAGCATATTGGGGAGCATAAAGAGGTAAAAATGGTTAATGGTTGGATAAAACATGAGAATAGAAAAAAGCGCTCCACCAAGAGCCGTGTAAAAGACTTTTTGTGTTAGTTCAAAATGCTTAAGAAAGAAGAAGGGTACAAAAAAACGCATAAGCGGTGCTAAGGCAAAGATAGCCCCAATTTGAGGTGTGCTGTAACCTATCATCTGTAAAATTTTGGGCATAAAGATGACATAAACCCCCGTGACTACAAAGTAGAAAAAGAAAAAGCCCGAGATTTTAAAAAAGATCATTTGCAAATAGGGGCAGTTTGACTCAAAATATCATAAAGGGCTAACTTATCTTTACGCAGAAGTGGTATAAAAAGCCCAATAATCGTGATAGCTGTTAAAAGAAGCACACTATAACGTACGATAAGTTGTCCCAAAGAAGCCATTTGTCCCATTTTGAGATCAATCAGTTTAAGATCATACGCTTTATAGCCAGGCGTTTGTCCGCTTCGTTTGAGAAAGGCGAGGGTGATCATGCCATAAGGAATAAGAATAAGAAGCCAACCTTGAAGTATGTGCTCTGCAAAGCCTTCGCGTGAGCCATAAATGATATAAAAGACAATGTAGAGAATAGGCATAAGAAGCATAAAAGAGTCTACGACAAAGGCTTTGAGACGTTGAAGAAAGGGTGCGATGGTGTAAGGAAGCAAAGTTTCTTTGCTCTCCTTTGGATGAAGTGCTTTTTTAGCAGTACGCCATCGCATAAACGCCTAGTTTCCTCTACTACCTGGCTTGTAAGCCACGCTTCCTTCTTTGCATAAAGGACACTCACTTGGCTCATAAATATCAAATTCAAAATCAGCCAGTGCAAAGAATGGTGCATCATGAGGTAGTTTACATGTAGGTTTACCTTCAAGATCGCTTCCTACCCGTTTGCAAAAACCACGATTGGCAAGTGCTGCGAAGCCTACAATGACACCACCCATCGTTTCAGCAATTTTAGCCGCTTCTAAAGCAGAGCCACCTGTAGTGATGATGTCTTCACAGACAAGGATTTTTTCACCTTTTTTCACCTCAAAGCCTCTGCGGATGGTCATCTCACCATTCACACGCTCCGCAAAGATAAAGCGTTTTCCAAGGGCACGTGCAAGCTCATAGCCCGCTAAAACACCACCAAGGGCTGGAGAGCAGATGGTGTCGATTTCAAGCTTGGAAGCATGAATCATTTTGGCTAATTCAACGGCTAATTGCTCTGCAACTTTTGGATCTTCTAAAACTTTTGCGCTTTGAAGATAATAACGTGAATGTTTTCCACTACTAAGAAGAAAGTGTCCTTCTAAAAGGGCATTTGCATCTTTATATATTTTTTCAACTTGCATGGTCGCCCTTAAATTTTAAGTAGTTCAGCTTCTTTTTCTTTGACTAAATCATCGACTTTAGAAACGGTTGCATCGGTGATTTTTTGGACTTCATCTTGACCTTTTTTAGATTGGTCTTCAGTGATGAGTTTATCTTTTTCCAATTTTTTAACTTGATCGTTAGAGTCTTTACGAACATTGCGAATCGCGATTTTTGCTTTATCGCCCATCGTTTTAGCTTGTTTCGCGCCTTCTTTACGTTGGTCACTTGTCATTGGAGGGAAGAAAAGTTTAATGGCTTCACCATCGTTGTTTGGATTAACACCGATATTGGCTTGCATAATCGCTTTTTCGATCTCTCTTAGCATCTTTTTCTCCCAAGGAGAAATGGTGATGGTGGTTGCATCGGTGGCCAAAACAGTTGCTACTTGGCTAAGACCGGTTGGTGTTCCGTAGTAGTCGACATGAATGTTGTCTAAAATAGTGGTAGAGACTTTACCGCTACGAATGGTCATAAAGTCGCGCTTAAGTGCCGCAATACATTTTTCCATATGCTCTTTTTGTTCAGCATAGATTTTACTGAGTTCCATATTTATCCTTTACAAGTAGTTTCGTTGAAATTTTATTGCCCACGGAGACGATAACCCGTGTGCGCTCTTTGGTCAATATTTTGTTAATCTGTGCTTCAAAAACACCGTCGCTTAAACTAACCTCTTGATAGCCATGATCACTGATGTAAATGCCACCTTTTTGTGATGTGGTTTGTGCCTTTACATGTAAAGATGTAAGCTTGCCATCTTGAAGTAATACCGTAGGTTCTATCCATGTAGCTTCAAGCGCCTTATACTTTAAAAATCCTGTTAAATCACTCTTGCCAACCAATGCAGAGCGGTCTAAATCAAGTGGATCACTAAAACTAGCTACGGCTCCCATCGTTTGGTTTAAAATCGCTTCAAAGCCATAACGTGTTGCAATCGCTTTAACCCGTGGACTAAACTCACCAAAAGGGTAGGAGTAGTAGTGCGATTTTAGACCAAGGCGTTTCTCAAAAAGTGCCAAACCCTCGTCAAAATCTTTTTTGATCGCTTCATCACTGAGTTCGGTTAGATGGGGATGGTTCAGTGAATGAAACTCTAAAGAGCCATACTTGGCAATTTCTTTGAGTTGATCCCAACTCATAAAATCACCATATTTTTGCTCTGTTGCTCCGACATAAACGAACATTGTGAAGGGGTAGTTGTACTCTTTGAAAAGGGCTAAACCATGCTCATAAAAACTTTTGTAGTTATCATCGATGGTCAGAACAACCCAATTATCAGGAATGGTCTCTTTGTTGTGAAGCGCTTTAACCAATTTTTCAAGTGGAATGACTTCATAACCATTTTTTTTGAAGTAGTCGAACTCTTTGCGAAGTTCTTCTAGCGTTGTGTTGGTTGAGGGATACCTGGAATCGTTAAAACGATGGTAGATGAAGATATGAGCATCTGCCCACATCATCACACTCAAACACAACACAAGCCAAAAAGATTTCATAGCTTATTATTTAGACGCAGGAGCTTCAGGTGCTGCTGGAGCAGTTGTGATAGGTGCTGGAATACCGCTTGGTACAACGCTTTTTTCGATTTTAATATCTTCAGCAATGGATACTTTTTTATTTTGGTTGTAAAAATAGCCTAAAGCTAGGGTATTGACAATGAAAAGTGTCGCAATGATAAAGGTGAATTTAGCCATAAAACCCGCTGGTCCTTTTGCACCAAAAAGGGATTCATTGCTTCCACTATATGCGCCAAGACCTATAGATGAGCTTTTTTGTAAGAGTACAGAAACAGTTAAAATGGCGGTTAATACAAATTGTAAAACCAATAAAACGGTGGTCATAAGGGATGTCCTTTGTTTTCAAAATAATGTAGAACTAAGGATTATATCCAAAACGAGTTAAAAAATCGTTAAAGTACGTTTTTCTCTCTTATAATGTCTCAAAATCAAGCTTTATTTCATCGATACTACGCTCGGGCAAAAAGGCTTTAGCGTATTCTAAATAGATGCCTGAAGTATAGAGAAATTTGACTAACTCTTTATCAAGTTCGCCCTCTTTTGCCATCGTATAAAGAATTTTCATGACAGTAGAAAGTGGCATACCCGCTTTATAAGGACGATCACTGGCTGTGAGTGCTTCAAAGATGTCGGCAACGGCTAGGATGCGTGCTTCAAAGCTGATTTCATCCCCTTTGAGACCTTGTGGGTAACCTTTACCATTGATTTTTTCATGGTGATTGCCTGAAATTTGGGGAATTTGCTGGTATTTTTTAGGGAACGGAAGGCGGTTTAAAATATCGACACTTATCTTTGCGTGATCGTTGATAATCTCGCGTTCTTCGAAAGTCAAAGTACCTCTTTGTACACTCAAATGATGTGCTTCATCTTTGGTTAAAATGATGTAGGTTTGATCACCAATCACCCATGGTTTTTCCGCAATTGATTGAATGAGAGCAACATTCTCGTTACTTAAAAATATTTCTCCATTATTGCTAGATTGAATGAGTGCAAAGGTGTCATGGAGTGTCTGCATCTGTTGTTTATACGTGGCTTCCAAAGCATCTACATGGTCTAAATGGTTGCTTTCCAAAAGAAGCATTTTGTCTTCTAAGAGTTTTACATGTAAAGCTTTTTCAATCGTTTTGACACGGTTTTCAATTAGCGTAAGACGGTCAAACAGTGCTTCGAGTTTAGTTGCTTTATTGAGAATATGTTCGGGTGACGCAAGTTTACCAATGTCGTGCATCAAGGCAGCAAAATTGATCTGCTTGATCTCTTCTGGATTAAAATGTTTATGGGCATAAAGTGTTGTGTCTTGGTTAATCGCTTCTGCGAGCATGACGCTCAGTTTTACCATACGTTTAATGTGCCCTGCAGTATACGGTGATTTTTTACTGATGGTGAAGATAATGCTCTTCAAGAAACACTCCAAAAGATTTTCAAGCCCTTGGATCAGTGAGGTTTTGGTAATGGCAATCGCCGCTTGTGATGCTAATGAAAGCGTGATCTGCTCATCTTCACTATCAAAAGGGATCGCTTCAAAGGTCTCTTCTGTTTGTTTGTTGATCAGTTGAAGTACGCCAATAATTTCGTGTTCATGGTTTTTCATCGGGATAACAAGCATGGATTTGGAGCGATACCCTGTGCCTTGATCAAACTTTTTGGTTCCCTCAAAGGAAAAACCTACCGCTTCGTAGACATCAGGAATGTTAATAAGGCGATCTTCCAAAGCACATGTTGCCGCGACCATCGCTTTGTTAGGTGTTCCATTTTCTAAGTAAAGTGGCAAAGGTGCCCACGTGATTTTCCCGCTCGTGCCACCCATTTTGATATTCAAAGAGTCTGTTTGAATGACTTGAAAACGCAAAGTCTCTTTTTCGAGCAGATAAAGTGTTCCACCATCCGCATTGGTAAGATTTTTGGCTTCTGTGACGATCATTTCGAGTAGCGTATCGAGGTTTTCATTAGCGGAGAGAGCTGTTCCAATTTGCGTCAGTTTTTTAACGCGCTCATCAACGCTAGGTGCAAGCGTAGCGTGATGAAGAAGTCCTGTTGAGAGGTCTATTTTTTCGCCATCGCGTAAAATCATCTCTTTATCAATACCTATAGATTCAAGCTCACTTGCAATTTGTTCCGCGTAAAAGGGTTTGAGGTGATTGATATAGATGTGAACATCATTACGTTTGAGATACGCTAAATCTTGTTGGAGGAAATGTGGCGTTAAGTGCTTGCTCTCCGTCGCGACTTTTGAGAGGCGATTTGGAAAGGAAACGTCAATGATCAGGGCTTTAATTTCAGGTTTTTTGTTGAGTGTATGCCAGAGATTTTCATTATGAAATGTGTCACCTGAAAAAAGTATGCTACTTCCATTTTGCTCAATCATATAACCGCAACACGCGACCGTATGGTTAGCAAGAAAAGGAGTAAGTGTAATGCCTTCTTCGACAGGGTAGTTTTTGTTGGCTTGAATAGTCACATAGGTGATCGCAGGAGTGAAACTATGAGGCAGATAAATTTTACTAAAATCTGGCCATATAACATCATTGAAAAGGTGCTTTTTTAGGGCTTCAATCGTTCCAGTAAGCCCATAGAGATAGAGTGTTTCTGTGCGCTTTGCAAAAAAATTGTCAATCATAAAAGCGGCATCAATGATATGATCTAAATGAGCGTGGGAGAAAAAAATATGATTTACATGTAAAGCATCTTCGCCTAAAGCATTCATAATATTGCCCGCATCAATCAGCGTATTTTTACTGATTTGAATACATGTCGTAAAGGCATTTTTAGACCTACTTCCTTGTGCGCCAAGAATGCGAATGTGGCTCATATTTATCCTTTGGTGGTGTGTACAAAAACACCATTAAATGCTGTAGGTGGGAAGGCAATGTAATGCGAACAACGCTCTATATAAATAGGGTAGAGTGCATAGTTGGTTTTAGTCTCTTGTTTTTGTAATGCTTCAAATAAACAAAGAGCCTCCGCAAAGCGCGCCTCTTTGTAAAGGGCTATCGCGTCATGATGCAATGTTAGCTCCTCTTGGAGTGCTTCATAGCTCACCGTATAGAGTGGCTCTTGTTGGGGGGTGTCAAAGTCATGGATTTGCCATACTTCTACAGGCTCACTTTTGCCTTTAACGGTGACCAAGTCCAAGAAACGAAAAATGTAATCGCCTTTGAGCTGGGCTTTGGTGAAGTTTGAAATCGTAAGGTGAGAGTTGTAATACTTACACAAAGATTCAAGACGGGAGCCAAGATTGATAGGATCGCCAATAACGGTATAGTCACTTCTACTGCTCGTTCCCATTTCGCCGACAATGGCAACACCGGTATTAATACCAATACCAATATCGATGATAGGTATCCCTTTTTCCTCTGCCATAGCGGTTACTTTGTCAAACTCAGGGTTATCTTTAAGTGCGGCATTGAGTGTTTTAAGATGGTGAAGTTGTTGCAATGCCGCAGTCACAGCTTTATCCGCGTGATCTTCGATGCTAATAGGAGCATTCCAATATGCCATAATCGCATCACCAATAAATTTATCGACCGTGCCACCGGAGCGAATAATAATCTGACTCATAGGATCCATATAAGCATTCATAAGATGAATCAGTTTTTTTGCGTCGCCTGCGGCTTCGGAGATAGCGGTAAAGTTACGCACATCGGAGAAGAAAATAGTGATCTCTTTTTCGATACCTTGCAAAACGTCATCTTCGCTCGCAAGAATATTATTCATAACCGCTGGACTTACTTTACTGGCAAATTTATGTTTGATAAGCTCTTTTTGGCGTATTTCTAAAAAGTAGTTGATCGCTTGCCCTACGATAAAAAGAATATTGATTGCCGCTAATGGCAAAATGGTATTGAGTAAAATGCCTTGATAAACCATGCAGTAGTAGTGCGCCACAATCACGATGAGGTTGAGTGCAACAAGAGCTACAAAGCTAAAAAATGCGCTAGGAAAGAGTAAAATTGCTAAGGTCAAGAGTGAAAGCAATACGATACTGAGTATATCAACACCTAATGCCCAAATGGGTTTAGCAATGTAATCTTGATGAAGTATGTTATCAATCGCATTGGCATGCACTTCGACACCGGCATAAACACTTTCAAATGGGGTACTTCTAAGATCTAAAAGACCCGCTGCGGAAGTTCCCAAAAGAGCGATTTTATCTTTTACATGTAAAGGATCAACGCTGTTGTTATAGACGTCAATGGCTGAAATATAACGGTAGCTATTTTGACCTCCGCGGTAATTGACCATCAAGCGTCCAAAAAAATCTGTGGGGATGACATGCTCTCCAATCTCAATTTGACGAAGTCCACTCTCATCATAGACAATGTTGACTCTCTTCTCACCGAGTAAAATGCGTACCATTTCAAGACTTAGCGAAGGATAGAGCACGCCGTCATATTCCATGACCAAAGGAATGCTTCGCACAATGCCGTCATTATCAGGAACGGTATTGAAATAGCCGCTTGAATAGGCTTGTTTTTGAATCTGAGGGATGTTCAAAATTGCACGGTATGGTTTGATCAACGATGAGTGTTTTGGGCGATTTTGTTCCACAATGGTTGCTGCTGATTTTGGACTTCCCTCTGGCTCGATAGAATCAGGTGTAAGCGCAAAAACATAACCGACAATTGTAGGCGTGTTGGCGATGGTTTCGGCAAAAATAGCGTCGTAATCGGGTACATTGTTATGGGGTAATCCCAACTGTGATAAAACCTTTTGAGGCGAGCTGTTATCGGCTTCGGCAAAAACTACATCAAGTCCGACAATGGCAACGCCAAGATTGGAGAGATTTTCCAGAAGTTTTGCTACTTTATCACGGCTCCAAGGCCATTGACCTAGTGCTTTGAGGCTCTTTTCATCGATGTCGATAATGACAATATTCTCATCGCCCTTAATTTCACCTCTACTTTGAAGCATTCTGTCTTTGATTTTATACTCAAAAGGAAGCCAAAAAGAGCTGTAGTAGAGGTAGCCTACAACACTTCCCACCATAACGATCAAGGTAAAAAGAATTTGCAGTAGGCTTTTGCGCATAGACTAGAACGTCCACATAATACTAGCGAGAGCGTTTATTTTGTCGTAGTCGTATGGATCATGGTTAGAGTGGTTGTTGCTGTACATCACACTGGCTCCCAAAGAGAGGTTTTTTTGAAGTGTGTAGCCAAAAGAGAGTTCATACTGGTCTTTGTCATCTTGGCGTTTAGTAAGAAAAATGGCATCCACGTCGTCATAATTGGTCGAAGTACGGGTATAGCCAAAAGAACTTCGGAAATCTTTGGTGAACTCTTTAGAAAGATCAAATCCGTATTTCCACTCTTTGTTTTGCACATCGGTTCGTACTTCTTCAACTTCTTTGTTGATGCCATAACTGGTATGAAGTCCTAAGGCAAAAAGGTTTTCACCGATGATACGTCGATAATTGATAAAGAGCAAATGTGCATTGACATCGTATGTCTCATCGTGGTAATAGCCTCGCTTAAAGCTATAGCCTCCCTCAATTTGAGAGAGCGGATCAAGAAGATAACTGCTTTTAATGCCTGCTCCAACATTGGCGAGATAGCCCTTGCCATCGATATAAACACGATCAAATGTGACAGGAAGTGCTACGGTTGTTTTATCTTCACTCCACGTTGGGGCACTGGAGAGTGAAAAGAGTACCAGATTGTTTTTGCTGGATTGGGAGTAAAGTTTGTCGTATGCTACAAAGCTATTTTCCAAGCTCCAACCACCACGATCACCAAAGTCATAGCTGTGGTTTAAAACAAAGGTTGAAAAACCATAGCCATCGCCTTTTTTATCATTGCCTGAAATTGGAATGTCTAAAGCGGGAAGTGTGAACTGTTTTGCGCCAATATCGTTATTGACATTGCTATCGTATCCACCACCTACAATGAGTGCTCCACTGAAGTGATGGCGGCTCATGCTCTCGTCAATTTTACGTTTAAACGTCGTGGCAGAATCTCGCACATCGTTTGGAAGCTGGTCATTTAAAACTAAGTCTAGCTCTATTTGAGCCAGTTCTAACTCTTGACGCTCATAGTAAAGGCGAGCTAATTCAAGATGTGTTCGTGTGTGTTTGGGATTGAGTATGAGTACACGATCAAAGGCTGCAACAGCTGTGTCATATTGGCGAAGTTCTAGAGCACAACGCCCAAAGAGAAAGTTTATCTCAGTGTTCTCAGGTGTTTGATCGGAAAGTTTCTCAAATAATGGGTAGGCTGTGGCAAAGTCATTTTGAGCATAAGCTTTTTGTGCGGAGTTATAAAGCTCCCCAGAAGTAGGTTCTTGTGCCAAAAGTTGTGTACCAAGAAGTGCAATGATTGCAATATGTGAGAATTTCATTATTTTACCGCCTTAAAAACGCCTATCGCCGTTTGTGAATCTGCTTTTAGTTTAAATGTTCCACCTACTGCTTGGGCAGATGAACCATAGAATTGACCTTTAACTGATGTAATACTGGTATTGCTTGGTGTGCCATTAATGGAAATTTCACCTTCAGAAGCAGCAAAGCCACTTCCAGATGC from Sulfurospirillum oryzae encodes:
- a CDS encoding porin family protein, producing MKFSHIAIIALLGTQLLAQEPTSGELYNSAQKAYAQNDFATAYPLFEKLSDQTPENTEINFLFGRCALELRQYDTAVAAFDRVLILNPKHTRTHLELARLYYERQELELAQIELDLVLNDQLPNDVRDSATTFKRKIDESMSRHHFSGALIVGGGYDSNVNNDIGAKQFTLPALDIPISGNDKKGDGYGFSTFVLNHSYDFGDRGGWSLENSFVAYDKLYSQSSKNNLVLFSLSSAPTWSEDKTTVALPVTFDRVYIDGKGYLANVGAGIKSSYLLDPLSQIEGGYSFKRGYYHDETYDVNAHLLFINYRRIIGENLFALGLHTSYGINKEVEEVRTDVQNKEWKYGFDLSKEFTKDFRSSFGYTRTSTNYDDVDAIFLTKRQDDKDQYELSFGYTLQKNLSLGASVMYSNNHSNHDPYDYDKINALASIMWTF